A window of the Schlesneria paludicola DSM 18645 genome harbors these coding sequences:
- a CDS encoding DUF1571 domain-containing protein has product MHSISIRTKLLMFVAVAFNATALPIWAADEEVLPTAATKSDETEKPPIDETHPLYKLLEVAYKSRNALDDVKDYKCVFSKREVVRGKMIKTSMNLKFREDPFSVYLKFIDLNAGREVIYVKGQNENNMLVHEAGVKSFLGTFKIVPTGPDAMAENKYPVTQIGLKNMLATVIKQWEAEGKFSGIKTQLRPTSKLPSGEVCTVYEAIHTQQFKEFKFHTTRLFVSDETGIAIGVQQLGFPGKNDKEPPVVEEYFYSQLQANLKLTDADFNPKNPGYAFP; this is encoded by the coding sequence ATGCATTCGATTTCCATCCGAACAAAATTGCTGATGTTTGTGGCGGTCGCTTTCAATGCGACGGCCCTGCCAATCTGGGCTGCCGATGAAGAGGTCCTTCCGACCGCTGCGACAAAATCGGACGAGACTGAAAAGCCCCCGATCGACGAAACGCACCCGCTGTATAAACTTCTGGAAGTAGCGTACAAGTCGCGCAATGCCCTGGACGACGTCAAAGACTACAAGTGCGTTTTCTCGAAACGTGAAGTCGTTCGCGGGAAGATGATCAAAACGTCGATGAATTTGAAGTTCCGAGAAGACCCCTTCAGTGTCTACCTAAAATTCATCGATCTGAATGCTGGCCGCGAGGTGATCTACGTCAAGGGCCAGAACGAGAACAACATGCTCGTTCACGAAGCCGGTGTGAAATCGTTCCTGGGAACGTTCAAGATTGTCCCCACGGGACCGGATGCGATGGCCGAGAATAAATATCCCGTCACGCAGATTGGCCTGAAAAACATGCTGGCCACGGTCATCAAGCAGTGGGAGGCGGAAGGCAAGTTCAGTGGCATCAAAACACAACTGCGCCCGACGTCCAAGCTGCCTTCCGGCGAAGTCTGTACCGTTTACGAAGCCATTCACACGCAGCAATTCAAAGAATTCAAATTCCACACGACCCGCCTGTTTGTCTCAGACGAAACAGGGATCGCCATTGGAGTTCAACAACTGGGATTTCCGGGAAAGAACGACAAAGAGCCACCGGTGGTCGAAGAATACTTCTACAGCCAGTTGCAGGCCAATTTGAAATTGACTGACGCTGATTTCAATCCGAAAAACCCCGGCTACGCGTTTCCATAA
- the panC gene encoding pantoate--beta-alanine ligase, translating into MPTASNSTPPDVAESIAGLVPKLALVRRAGKSIGFVPTMGALHAGHVSLMERARAECDIVVVSIFVNPTQFGPSEDFNRYPRPRETDLQICGNAGVDYVFYPTAGEIYPPGYRTYVDVEGLSTILEGAIRPGHFRGVATVVTKLFLIVGANRAYFGQKDYQQQLVIRTMTRDLNIPTKVIVCPTLRDPDGLAMSSRNAYLSPAERTTGLAISRSLKLVVQRFQAGERDLELLRTTLSASLANIEGLAVEYALIVDGTTLEDVTSAGQELVALVAARVGKTRLIDNMVLQPDS; encoded by the coding sequence ATGCCTACTGCCTCGAATTCTACGCCACCTGACGTCGCCGAATCGATCGCTGGTTTGGTGCCAAAGCTTGCGTTGGTTCGGCGCGCGGGGAAATCAATTGGATTCGTCCCTACAATGGGAGCCCTGCACGCGGGCCACGTCAGCCTGATGGAACGTGCCCGCGCCGAATGCGACATTGTCGTCGTCAGCATTTTCGTCAATCCGACGCAATTCGGCCCAAGTGAAGATTTCAACCGGTATCCTCGACCGCGCGAAACGGATCTTCAGATCTGCGGCAATGCCGGCGTGGACTACGTATTCTATCCAACGGCGGGTGAAATCTATCCACCGGGCTATCGTACGTACGTTGATGTTGAAGGCCTGTCGACGATCCTGGAAGGCGCCATTCGACCAGGACATTTTCGCGGCGTCGCGACCGTCGTCACCAAACTGTTCTTGATCGTCGGCGCAAACCGTGCCTATTTCGGACAGAAGGATTACCAGCAGCAACTTGTCATTCGCACAATGACACGGGACCTGAACATTCCCACCAAGGTCATCGTGTGCCCGACATTGCGGGATCCTGATGGGTTGGCAATGAGCAGCCGGAATGCGTACCTGTCGCCCGCCGAACGAACGACGGGACTGGCGATCTCTCGCTCACTAAAGTTGGTCGTGCAGAGATTTCAAGCAGGGGAACGCGATCTTGAACTCTTGCGAACGACTCTGTCAGCCAGCCTGGCAAACATTGAGGGGTTGGCCGTCGAGTATGCGTTGATTGTTGATGGCACAACATTGGAAGACGTGACAAGCGCGGGACAGGAACTGGTGGCGCTTGTGGCAGCACGCGTCGGAAAGACGCGCCTGATTGATAATATGGTGCTACAGCCTGACTCGTGA
- a CDS encoding prolipoprotein diacylglyceryl transferase, with translation MYPVLYRIPLDLAWDLGPLGRVPFFGFGILLFVWALYGVWMFVSHRSAHRADPAVPQNHSWLVTWGLIAAAIAFGIPRLQGFAQFKDGVPIFGYGLMLFIGFTAASSLAAWRAEREGLSKEVIWDLAMWLFIPGIVGARLFYLIQYGDRVFAGVPLAQWPFVAVNLSQGGIVLYGALLGGAAGYFSFCFLRRIRPLGLADIIVPSVFVGIGFGRIGCFLYGCCYGAQTDLPWGVKFPQGAMAFMAMVEKHKLDETALCTPALHPTQIYSSIDGFMIAALTTWYFSRRRRNGEVLAVALIIYPITRFCMELLRADEGGQFGTSLTISQWISIALFIVNLPFMYYLSKRPAVRDPILIPGESTPLRAAMAAPSTR, from the coding sequence ATGTACCCGGTTTTATATCGAATCCCGCTGGATCTTGCCTGGGACCTGGGACCGCTCGGACGCGTACCATTCTTTGGGTTTGGCATCCTGCTCTTTGTCTGGGCACTTTACGGCGTCTGGATGTTCGTGTCACATCGGTCGGCACATCGCGCCGATCCGGCGGTGCCACAAAACCATTCTTGGCTTGTGACGTGGGGATTAATCGCGGCAGCCATTGCATTCGGGATCCCACGCTTGCAAGGGTTTGCCCAATTCAAAGACGGTGTCCCCATCTTTGGGTACGGACTGATGCTGTTCATCGGATTCACGGCGGCTTCGTCGCTGGCCGCCTGGCGAGCCGAACGCGAAGGCCTGTCGAAAGAAGTGATCTGGGACCTGGCAATGTGGCTATTCATTCCAGGCATCGTCGGAGCACGCCTGTTCTATTTAATACAGTACGGCGACCGCGTATTCGCGGGTGTCCCGCTGGCGCAGTGGCCATTCGTCGCAGTCAATTTATCGCAGGGCGGGATCGTGCTCTACGGAGCCCTCTTGGGGGGAGCCGCCGGCTATTTCTCATTCTGCTTCCTGCGTCGCATTCGCCCGCTGGGACTGGCCGACATCATCGTTCCATCGGTCTTCGTCGGGATTGGATTCGGACGAATCGGATGCTTCTTGTACGGATGCTGCTACGGCGCCCAAACCGATCTGCCATGGGGCGTCAAGTTCCCTCAAGGAGCGATGGCGTTCATGGCCATGGTCGAAAAACACAAACTCGACGAAACGGCCCTATGCACCCCGGCACTGCATCCGACGCAGATCTACAGTTCGATCGACGGTTTCATGATTGCGGCACTCACGACATGGTACTTTTCGCGTCGGCGTCGCAATGGTGAAGTACTGGCGGTCGCCTTGATCATCTACCCGATCACCCGTTTCTGCATGGAACTTTTGCGAGCGGACGAAGGGGGACAATTCGGAACGTCACTGACAATTTCTCAGTGGATCAGTATCGCTTTGTTCATCGTCAACCTGCCGTTCATGTATTACCTGTCGAAGCGCCCTGCCGTACGAGACCCGATCTTGATCCCCGGCGAATCCACACCGCTTCGCGCCGCCATGGCCGCCCCTTCAACGCGTTGA
- a CDS encoding purine-nucleoside phosphorylase, whose product MHGLWAQIEEATQSIRNHWKGTPKVGLILGTGLGGLAEQIEQEATIPYSEIPHFPVSTVQSHAGRLVCGTLRGTPIVAMEGRFHYYEGYSLQQVTFPVRVMKNLGAKDLLVTNAAGGINPQLDLADIVVIEDHINLMPDNPLRGVNDDRLGPRWPDLCEPYTQSLIQTARKSALELGIHVHKGVFVAVSGPNLETRAEYRMLKQMGADVVGMSTVPEVLVAVHAGMRVLGFSVVTDLCLPDHLEPVDIPKILANAATGGEKLAKLIPRVIEQLG is encoded by the coding sequence ATGCATGGGCTTTGGGCTCAAATCGAAGAAGCGACTCAGTCGATTCGAAATCATTGGAAAGGGACGCCCAAAGTTGGACTGATTCTGGGGACCGGACTCGGCGGTCTGGCCGAGCAGATCGAGCAAGAAGCGACGATCCCTTACTCCGAGATCCCTCACTTCCCAGTCTCGACGGTTCAATCACACGCCGGGCGGCTCGTCTGCGGGACGCTGCGAGGCACCCCCATCGTCGCAATGGAAGGACGCTTTCATTACTACGAAGGCTACAGCCTGCAACAAGTCACGTTTCCCGTTCGCGTGATGAAGAATTTGGGAGCGAAAGATCTGCTGGTGACCAATGCCGCCGGCGGAATCAATCCGCAGTTGGACCTTGCAGATATCGTCGTGATCGAAGACCACATCAACCTCATGCCGGATAATCCCCTGCGTGGCGTCAACGATGATCGACTTGGCCCGCGCTGGCCAGATTTGTGCGAACCGTATACCCAGTCGCTGATTCAAACGGCCCGTAAGTCGGCCCTGGAACTGGGGATTCACGTCCATAAAGGTGTCTTTGTCGCGGTGTCGGGCCCGAACCTCGAAACGCGTGCAGAATATCGCATGCTCAAGCAGATGGGGGCAGACGTCGTCGGCATGTCCACCGTTCCGGAAGTGCTGGTCGCCGTCCATGCCGGCATGAGAGTCCTTGGATTTTCGGTTGTGACCGACCTGTGCCTTCCCGATCACCTCGAACCGGTCGATATCCCAAAAATCCTGGCCAACGCGGCAACCGGCGGCGAAAAACTCGCCAAACTGATCCCCCGCGTGATCGAACAACTTGGCTAG
- a CDS encoding ThuA domain-containing protein yields MIRSFALFMFGFVTLIAAQPAISQDAKPKPLKALLVTGGCCHDYGNQKDILKKGIEARAMVEVTQVHTADTTTKARFSLYEDPNWAKGYDVVLHDECTSDVVDQTYVDNILNAHKNGLPAVNLHCAMHSYRLPGKEDWFEFVGIQSAKHGPQKPIEITFIDREHAISKPLENWTTINEELYNNLKVFPAAKPLARGRQDTGKGVDDYVVAWTNQFGKARVFSTTLGHNTETVADARYLDLVTRGLLWSCDKLNAQYHQPLNVSP; encoded by the coding sequence ATGATTCGATCGTTTGCCTTGTTCATGTTTGGCTTCGTCACCCTGATTGCCGCCCAACCGGCCATCTCTCAGGACGCGAAACCCAAGCCATTGAAAGCGCTGCTGGTCACCGGTGGCTGCTGCCATGATTATGGCAACCAGAAAGACATTTTGAAGAAGGGCATCGAAGCGCGAGCCATGGTCGAAGTCACGCAAGTGCATACGGCCGACACAACAACCAAGGCTCGATTCAGTCTTTATGAAGACCCTAACTGGGCCAAAGGCTACGACGTCGTGCTGCATGACGAATGCACCTCCGACGTGGTCGACCAGACCTACGTCGACAATATCCTAAATGCACACAAGAACGGATTGCCCGCCGTCAATCTGCACTGCGCAATGCACAGCTATCGCCTGCCAGGCAAAGAAGACTGGTTTGAATTCGTCGGAATTCAATCCGCCAAGCATGGTCCTCAAAAACCGATCGAAATCACGTTCATCGATCGCGAGCACGCCATTTCGAAGCCGCTCGAAAACTGGACGACCATCAACGAAGAGCTCTACAACAACTTGAAGGTGTTTCCTGCGGCCAAACCGTTGGCACGTGGACGCCAGGACACCGGAAAGGGTGTCGACGACTACGTTGTGGCCTGGACAAACCAATTCGGAAAAGCGCGCGTCTTCAGTACTACTTTGGGGCACAACACCGAAACGGTGGCCGATGCCCGGTATCTGGACCTGGTGACACGTGGATTGCTGTGGTCCTGCGACAAACTCAATGCGCAATATCACCAGCCACTGAACGTTTCGCCTTAG
- a CDS encoding PstS family phosphate ABC transporter substrate-binding protein, whose translation MRFCDIGRLASRWMVVTVVILAGCELKTTPNNPTASTSLGETATKSVSPSNAESETISAEGSSTVYPIAQTFAVEFERNSKHKVSVGRQGTGGGYKKFVNRQADIWNASRGIDEKEIEELKSKGIEWLELTIAVDGIVIVVNPQNTWCTEITCGQLKRMWEPDSQVKTWKDLNADWPAEPIQLYGADTDSGTFEYFTEVINGKKKASNFQYTPASDDNILVTGVASNKFSLGYIPYGYYVENTEKLKVLNVSPSTSETAGAEPAVVPTDDSILSGEYKPLSRPLFMYASRSSLQARHEVVDFLTYALSDQAQPLIRKRGFVPVRDDVRQVMQKRLSEAAPHTKTEGK comes from the coding sequence ATGAGGTTTTGTGATATCGGTCGACTCGCATCCCGCTGGATGGTTGTCACCGTCGTAATTTTGGCCGGCTGCGAACTCAAAACGACGCCAAACAACCCCACCGCGTCAACAAGCCTTGGCGAGACGGCAACAAAATCAGTCTCCCCCAGCAACGCTGAGTCCGAAACAATCAGCGCCGAAGGCTCCAGCACCGTTTATCCCATCGCTCAGACGTTCGCTGTCGAATTCGAAAGAAACTCGAAGCACAAAGTCAGCGTCGGCCGTCAGGGAACGGGGGGTGGCTACAAGAAGTTCGTGAATCGTCAGGCCGATATCTGGAACGCCTCGCGAGGCATTGACGAGAAGGAAATCGAAGAACTCAAATCCAAGGGGATTGAATGGCTCGAGCTGACGATTGCCGTCGATGGAATCGTGATTGTCGTGAATCCACAGAATACATGGTGCACGGAAATCACCTGCGGACAATTGAAGCGGATGTGGGAACCTGACAGTCAGGTCAAGACCTGGAAAGATTTGAACGCCGATTGGCCCGCGGAGCCCATTCAGCTTTATGGAGCCGATACAGATTCCGGGACATTCGAATACTTTACCGAAGTGATCAACGGCAAGAAAAAAGCCAGCAACTTTCAGTACACACCCGCATCCGATGACAATATTCTGGTCACCGGAGTTGCGAGCAACAAATTCTCGCTGGGATACATTCCGTACGGCTATTACGTCGAAAACACCGAGAAACTGAAAGTGCTGAACGTTTCACCTTCCACTTCGGAAACAGCGGGTGCAGAGCCCGCAGTCGTTCCGACGGATGATTCGATTCTCAGTGGTGAATACAAGCCGTTGTCCCGCCCCTTGTTCATGTACGCGAGTCGGTCGTCATTGCAAGCACGCCACGAAGTGGTGGACTTCTTGACATACGCTCTTTCGGATCAGGCCCAACCACTGATCCGAAAACGTGGCTTCGTGCCTGTCCGGGATGATGTTCGTCAGGTGATGCAGAAGCGCTTGAGCGAGGCAGCACCGCATACAAAAACCGAGGGGAAATAA
- the pstC gene encoding phosphate ABC transporter permease subunit PstC, with protein sequence MFSGGPTRSEETSSLRRKVSWTRVREQIIQGVLFLCSFLSIVTTLSIIYVLVTESLFAFPPHKAFFQEVSFYEFFTETRWTPQSDGPQQHFGVLPLVCGTMLITGISAMIGLPMGLMIAVYLSEYSSPRSRRWVKPALEILAGVPTVVYGYFALRFLTPMVIVPIFQDGLGLTVLGKNALSGGIVVGLMIIPMVASLSEDVLRSVPNSLRESGYALGSTKFDVSTKIVVPAALSGILASFLLALSRSIGETMAVTIASAGFPTITANPLTHIQTMTAFIVEVTQGEVVTNSIQEKSLYAVALMLFIITMMMNLISQWVLSRFREVYQ encoded by the coding sequence GTGTTCAGCGGCGGACCGACTCGATCGGAAGAAACCTCGTCACTACGACGTAAGGTTTCGTGGACGCGCGTCCGCGAGCAGATCATCCAGGGGGTGCTCTTCCTCTGCTCATTTCTGTCGATCGTGACGACGCTTAGCATCATCTATGTGCTGGTGACCGAGTCGTTGTTCGCGTTTCCGCCCCACAAGGCTTTCTTTCAGGAAGTGAGTTTCTACGAATTCTTCACGGAAACTCGTTGGACGCCTCAGTCAGACGGCCCTCAGCAACACTTCGGCGTATTGCCGCTGGTTTGTGGAACGATGTTGATCACGGGGATTTCGGCGATGATCGGCCTGCCGATGGGGTTGATGATTGCGGTCTACCTCAGCGAATATTCCTCTCCCAGATCGCGACGCTGGGTGAAGCCTGCGCTGGAAATCTTGGCGGGCGTGCCGACTGTCGTCTACGGTTACTTTGCCTTGCGGTTCTTGACGCCGATGGTGATCGTCCCCATTTTCCAAGATGGACTTGGCCTCACGGTCCTGGGGAAAAACGCCTTAAGTGGCGGCATCGTCGTCGGGCTGATGATCATTCCGATGGTCGCGTCGCTCAGCGAGGACGTGCTGCGGTCCGTGCCTAATAGCCTTCGCGAATCGGGCTATGCCCTGGGTTCGACGAAGTTTGACGTCAGTACAAAAATCGTCGTTCCCGCGGCGCTGTCCGGTATTCTTGCTTCATTCCTACTTGCACTTTCCCGTAGCATCGGTGAAACGATGGCCGTGACGATTGCGTCTGCAGGTTTTCCGACCATCACGGCTAACCCACTCACGCACATCCAAACGATGACCGCGTTCATTGTCGAGGTCACACAAGGCGAAGTGGTGACGAATTCGATCCAGGAAAAAAGCCTGTACGCCGTAGCTCTGATGCTTTTCATCATTACCATGATGATGAATCTAATTTCTCAGTGGGTGCTATCTCGATTTCGTGAGGTCTATCAATGA
- the pstA gene encoding phosphate ABC transporter permease PstA: protein MSLHGEIYERRLVWRHRMGKGFEWLCRLATLAALSTLVMLLGSILATAFSPGRGKGLTPVTLSGGSQTATGTANTEAKSPEIDIKFRVRAILGGRFVRTDQPERTVKEFSADEIRHDQIRFDHDGKRKAPVFDLERISAGGSPVLLSKIGVEPQPPNELIPDVHAPPPSKTSGWLTWNFLTHYNSYDPLEAGILGGLWGSFWLIGLTTVMAVPLGVGAAVYLEEYSKPTRLTKLIQLNIANLAGVPSIVYGILGFTVFSRMFGMFDREKTVLSLKPFFFAPIDIPLPLGPVVLSGACTLALLSLPIIIIASQEALRSVPASLRHAAYALGATKWQTIWHQVLPAALPGILTGVILSLSRAIGEAAPLMVIGVAAQLSYSPGRITGVGDVVQHPDKLLRAPFDRFTALPIQIYSWINEADQNFEHVAAAGILVLLGCLLSVNGIAIFIRQRFQQRIRW, encoded by the coding sequence ATGAGCCTTCACGGAGAAATCTACGAACGTCGTCTGGTGTGGCGACACCGGATGGGCAAGGGATTCGAATGGCTTTGCCGACTCGCAACCCTGGCCGCGTTATCGACCCTGGTCATGTTGCTCGGATCCATCCTCGCAACGGCCTTCAGTCCGGGCCGCGGAAAAGGTCTGACACCGGTCACGCTTTCAGGTGGCAGCCAGACGGCAACAGGCACAGCGAACACGGAGGCCAAGTCGCCCGAGATCGATATCAAATTTCGAGTCCGTGCCATCTTAGGTGGTCGATTCGTGCGAACGGATCAACCAGAGCGAACCGTCAAAGAATTCTCTGCCGACGAGATTCGGCACGATCAGATTCGATTTGATCATGATGGCAAACGCAAAGCGCCGGTGTTTGATCTCGAGCGGATATCTGCAGGTGGTTCTCCTGTCCTGCTCTCCAAAATTGGAGTCGAACCGCAGCCTCCGAATGAATTGATTCCTGACGTTCATGCCCCCCCGCCGTCAAAGACGTCGGGCTGGCTGACTTGGAACTTTCTCACACACTACAATTCTTATGATCCGCTTGAGGCAGGCATTCTTGGCGGGTTGTGGGGAAGCTTCTGGTTGATCGGCTTGACGACGGTGATGGCCGTGCCCTTGGGTGTGGGCGCTGCGGTTTATCTCGAAGAATATTCCAAGCCGACGCGCCTGACAAAATTGATCCAATTGAACATCGCCAACCTGGCTGGGGTTCCCTCGATCGTTTATGGCATTCTAGGCTTTACGGTGTTTTCCCGGATGTTCGGCATGTTTGACCGCGAGAAAACGGTGCTGTCTCTCAAGCCGTTCTTCTTCGCCCCCATCGACATTCCGTTGCCACTCGGCCCCGTTGTCCTCTCGGGGGCCTGCACGCTGGCCCTTTTGAGCTTGCCAATTATCATCATCGCCTCGCAAGAGGCACTGCGATCCGTGCCGGCGTCGTTACGTCATGCCGCCTATGCGCTGGGTGCGACGAAGTGGCAAACAATCTGGCATCAGGTCCTTCCTGCCGCCTTGCCCGGAATCCTCACGGGGGTCATCCTGTCGCTCTCACGAGCGATCGGTGAGGCCGCGCCACTGATGGTCATTGGCGTCGCAGCACAACTGAGTTATTCCCCGGGACGAATCACTGGTGTGGGTGATGTCGTCCAGCATCCTGATAAGTTACTCCGGGCTCCATTTGATCGATTCACCGCGTTGCCAATTCAGATTTACAGTTGGATCAACGAGGCAGATCAGAACTTTGAACATGTTGCCGCGGCGGGTATCCTGGTCCTGCTGGGTTGTTTGCTCTCGGTGAATGGAATCGCCATTTTCATCCGGCAGCGTTTTCAGCAAAGAATCCGGTGGTAG
- the pstB gene encoding phosphate ABC transporter ATP-binding protein PstB, whose translation MALVKRFTQFVDPPRDSGVAGQPSNGEPTSTVPKIETCGMSFFYGTKQALHDINLRIQSRAVTALIGPSGCGKSTYLRSLNRMNDIVEGTRVTGEVLLDGEDVYARDVDVVSLRKRVGMVFQKSTPFPKSIFDNIAFGPRIAGLTQKSELQNIVERCLKQSALWNEVKDRLKDSAMALSGGQQQRLCIARALATNPEVLLMDEPASALDPASTARIEDLIFELKQNYTIVIVTHNMQQAARVSEVTAFFCAGRLVEVGQTRQLFTNPTQKETEDYITGRFG comes from the coding sequence ATGGCACTCGTTAAGCGATTTACGCAATTTGTTGATCCCCCCCGCGATAGCGGTGTCGCGGGCCAGCCATCGAACGGAGAGCCGACGTCGACTGTGCCGAAGATTGAAACGTGCGGGATGAGTTTCTTCTACGGAACGAAACAAGCCCTGCATGATATCAATCTGCGGATTCAGAGCCGTGCGGTCACCGCGTTGATCGGTCCTTCGGGATGCGGAAAGAGCACATACCTGCGATCGCTGAATCGCATGAATGACATTGTGGAAGGAACGCGCGTCACGGGCGAAGTACTGCTCGATGGGGAAGACGTCTATGCGCGTGACGTGGACGTGGTGTCATTGCGAAAACGCGTGGGAATGGTCTTTCAGAAATCGACGCCATTTCCCAAATCGATTTTCGACAACATCGCGTTTGGACCACGAATCGCCGGACTGACGCAAAAGTCGGAATTGCAAAATATTGTCGAGCGGTGCCTGAAGCAGTCGGCCCTGTGGAATGAAGTGAAAGACCGCCTGAAAGATTCAGCGATGGCGCTGTCAGGTGGACAGCAGCAGCGTCTGTGCATCGCACGGGCCCTTGCGACAAACCCAGAAGTCCTGCTGATGGATGAACCCGCTTCGGCGCTCGATCCGGCATCCACTGCCCGAATTGAAGATCTGATTTTTGAACTGAAACAGAACTACACGATTGTGATCGTGACTCATAATATGCAACAAGCGGCCCGTGTCAGTGAAGTCACGGCGTTCTTCTGTGCCGGACGGCTTGTGGAGGTCGGACAAACACGACAATTGTTCACGAATCCGACTCAGAAAGAAACGGAAGACTACATCACTGGACGGTTTGGATGA
- the phoU gene encoding phosphate signaling complex protein PhoU, which produces MSIHLIRDLDHLHRMILTMCAKVEELIHSAVDALHKPNYERARQIMSTDDEIDRMDVAVEEECLKLLALHQPVAIDLRRITTVLKIGAELERVADLGVSIAERACGIASCGEITVPDNLKDMSRQALDMLHRSIDAYVHLDVRTAREVCVQDESIDNLNREIIEELKRLMQTQPTSVEAALHLFSASRQIERIADHATNIAEDVVYLVQGEIIRHRNRFTTVA; this is translated from the coding sequence ATGTCAATTCATTTGATTCGCGATTTAGACCATCTGCATCGGATGATTCTGACGATGTGCGCCAAGGTCGAAGAACTGATTCATTCGGCCGTCGATGCCCTGCACAAACCCAACTATGAACGCGCCCGCCAGATCATGTCGACCGACGACGAAATCGATCGGATGGACGTGGCGGTCGAAGAGGAATGCCTAAAGCTACTGGCCCTTCACCAGCCGGTCGCCATCGACCTTCGTCGGATCACTACCGTGCTAAAGATCGGCGCGGAACTGGAACGCGTGGCCGATTTGGGCGTCAGCATCGCTGAGCGCGCCTGTGGAATCGCCAGTTGCGGCGAAATTACCGTACCAGACAATCTGAAGGATATGTCGCGTCAGGCTCTCGACATGCTGCATCGCAGCATTGACGCCTATGTCCACCTGGATGTCCGCACCGCGCGCGAGGTCTGCGTCCAGGACGAATCGATCGACAACTTGAACCGCGAAATCATCGAAGAATTGAAGCGGTTGATGCAAACTCAACCAACATCCGTTGAAGCGGCATTGCATTTGTTCTCGGCGTCCCGACAGATTGAACGAATCGCGGACCACGCGACGAACATCGCCGAAGATGTGGTCTACCTGGTGCAAGGTGAGATTATCCGTCACCGAAATCGATTTACGACAGTGGCGTAA
- a CDS encoding response regulator: MSKTKILIIEDERALQEVLVYNLEREGFEVAVSGDGQDGIRRARATEPDVILLDLMLPVIDGLEVCRQLRADAKTRGIRILMLTARSEEVDEIVGFNMGADDYVTKPFKVKPLIHRIKALLRRTATDQQSREFVSIHGIEVDRVNHIAKSRGQILDLTPTEFRLLWALARAAGRPFGRNELMDHCRGEDANALERTIDVHIRSLRQKLGELGEVIETVRGIGYRFRGETESATNPTTSIDIP, from the coding sequence ATGAGCAAGACGAAGATTTTGATTATCGAAGACGAACGAGCACTGCAAGAAGTGCTCGTCTACAACCTGGAACGCGAAGGCTTTGAAGTCGCCGTCTCGGGCGACGGACAAGACGGCATCCGCCGTGCGCGAGCCACTGAGCCAGATGTAATTTTGCTTGACCTGATGTTGCCAGTCATCGACGGACTTGAGGTCTGCCGCCAACTGCGCGCCGATGCGAAGACACGCGGAATCCGCATCCTGATGCTGACTGCACGCAGCGAGGAAGTCGACGAAATCGTGGGCTTCAATATGGGAGCAGACGACTACGTCACCAAGCCATTCAAGGTCAAGCCGCTAATTCATCGAATCAAAGCGCTGCTAAGACGAACCGCAACCGATCAACAGTCGCGTGAATTCGTTTCCATTCACGGAATTGAAGTCGATCGGGTCAACCATATTGCCAAATCACGAGGTCAGATTCTTGATCTCACCCCGACCGAGTTCCGGTTGCTGTGGGCCCTGGCGCGAGCCGCGGGACGACCGTTCGGTCGTAATGAATTGATGGACCACTGTCGAGGCGAAGACGCAAACGCTCTCGAACGGACGATCGACGTTCACATCCGCTCGCTCAGACAAAAGTTAGGCGAACTGGGTGAAGTGATCGAGACAGTTCGCGGAATTGGATATCGATTCCGTGGCGAGACCGAATCCGCGACGAATCCCACGACCTCCATCGACATCCCTTAA